ttttaaattatctcAAAGTTAGTTAACTcatactttttcttttcttcttttcaggaATTAAACTATCAAACAACTAGACATAAAAGTAGCATTAAATTAAGCTAAAAATTAACTCATGTTATTGTTGTGACCAagtcttataataattttaattggtTGCATATTCTAACAAATATTTCAACATATAATTtccgaaaataaaagaatatttggTATATAGAAACAAACAAAGccaattttagaaaattcaaacTTTTGTAGTGACAAAAGCACTACTATATACAACAATTAACTACAattaatatatcattaactacaCTAAACCAAAATCACAACCAAACCCTAAAATAGTTTAAACAAAATGTCCCATACATTATGCATGCATGCATATTCTTCTTACTATAATATTATCCATACGTACgtactcaaaataataataataataatgcttcGTTCATTAacccttctttttctttttctcctcTTCCTCACCATAGTCGTGGCCTTTCGCCACAACGATGAGGAAAGTAGCGAGAACAATGAAACAGAAGAACAGGCATCGTCGACAACTTCTCTTTATTTAAAGtttttgatgttggccaaactAAAGTGTCTGATTGTCATCTTTGTTGGGACTTTCTTCGCGGGCGTGTCCCcatattttttcaaatgggATGAGGGTTTTCTTGTTCTCGGTACGCAATTCTCAGGAGGGGTTTTTCTTGGAACGGCCTTTACACATTTCCTAGTAGAAGCAAACGAGACTTTTAAAGAATTGATCGAAAGAAAGTATCCATATGCTTATATGATCGCGTGTATTGGTTATTTGTTGACTATGTTTGCAGACTCTATTGTTTTTCATGTGTGTTCGAAAcaagatgatgatgatattgAGTATCttggtatttatatatatatctatgtttatagtaaattattttgttttgatgaaaaaaattggttttttttttttgttaggttAATTTGTGTTTAAAGTTTCTATCTTTTTTTGTGTGTTCTATATTATTACAGGTAATTGTGATGTTGAGAATGAAAAGATGAGTCAAATTGGTGGAATAACTACTCTACAAACTCAGTTACACGTATGTTATAAAACAATAAGGATTAATTAGTTATTAGAAGAATTTTGGTTTTCATTGTTTGCAATTTTGTTATTGATGaaaaaattgtttttgtttttgttttagagATTACTAATAAGTGAAttcaataaaaaattcaaataatacaaaattattGTAAACTTATTTGatcaaattataaattttgttataTCAGAAACTAAACATAATAgatcaaaataaatgaatagaAGTAAAAATGAAAGATATTGAGTTTTAAAATTGTAAGAATTAAATTTTATGATTActattttaacaaaattaattaattttaagttttcTAGCTATAAGGATGTTTGGTATTTTCATACATATAGAAATATTGGCTTTCTTATTTTTTACaggaaataaaaaattataatgagTTAATGTTTATCAAtaaattttactaattaatGCTTGTTAATTTTCATGTGTAGTTTCAACAAAGCCATGAGAGTTATAGTAACAACAACCATTGTACATCAAATCTAGCTGCAAGTGTTACAAGAGTGAAGTCATTTGAGGGAAATGTTTTGTTGATTATTGTGTTATGTTTCCATTCAATCTTCGAGGGAATCGCCATTGGAGTAGCCGAGACCATATTCGATGCTTGGAAAGCCTTGTGGACAATCACTTTACACAAAATATTTGCAGCCATAGCCATGGGAATAGCCCTAATTCGGATGATCCCCAACCGCTCTCTGATCTCATGCTCGGTCCATGCCTTTGCCTTTGCGATTTCGAGTCCATTTGGGGTTGGAGTAGGACTCATCCTTGATGCCATTGCACAAGGTCATGTGGTTGATTGGATCTTTGCCATTTCTATGGCTTTGGCTAGTGGTATCTTCATTTATGTCTCAATAAACCATCTTTTAATCAAAGGCTACACACCTCTTGATAAGaataattttagtgtaaataaatctcattacaAGTTTTTGGCTGTGCTGTTTGGTATTGGGGTGATTGATGTTGTGATGATATGGGATAATTGAACTCACACCATATAAAATTGTTcttgtatatatacaaaaagaaaCCCTACTTTTGGTGGGTTAGGTTGTTTCTCTTGTACTAGATGATGTTGTAAATTAGAATATtggattttaatttttattattaatgcaaaaata
This Cannabis sativa cultivar Pink pepper isolate KNU-18-1 chromosome 6, ASM2916894v1, whole genome shotgun sequence DNA region includes the following protein-coding sequences:
- the LOC115725204 gene encoding zinc transporter 11-like translates to MSHTLCMHAYSSYYNIIHTYVLKIIIIIMLRSLTLLFLFLLFLTIVVAFRHNDEESSENNETEEQASSTTSLYLKFLMLAKLKCLIVIFVGTFFAGVSPYFFKWDEGFLVLGTQFSGGVFLGTAFTHFLVEANETFKELIERKYPYAYMIACIGYLLTMFADSIVFHVCSKQDDDDIEYLGNCDVENEKMSQIGGITTLQTQLHFQQSHESYSNNNHCTSNLAASVTRVKSFEGNVLLIIVLCFHSIFEGIAIGVAETIFDAWKALWTITLHKIFAAIAMGIALIRMIPNRSLISCSVHAFAFAISSPFGVGVGLILDAIAQGHVVDWIFAISMALASGIFIYVSINHLLIKGYTPLDKNNFSVNKSHYKFLAVLFGIGVIDVVMIWDN